The following are encoded in a window of Collinsella aerofaciens genomic DNA:
- a CDS encoding putative RNA methyltransferase — MLLCPVCHEPLVDDERGAACAGGHRFDRAREGYLYLLRSSKSGDSMGDPKSQARSRRDFLNRGYYAPLRDAMVELVRKQVSGRATSANGPMTLLDICCGEGYYTSAMGAAPGVDAYGFDLGKEMVRLAAKRGDATYFVANMKDIPVADGAFDMVTELFAPFNEREFARVLAPEGSLYTVVPGARHLFGLKEVLYDTPYLNDEKLPKTTELELVGTQRVSANITLQTQADIEAVFQMTPYYYRTRPADKERLANLDTLQTDIDFIIAEYRHG; from the coding sequence ATGTTGTTGTGTCCCGTTTGCCATGAGCCGTTGGTGGACGATGAGCGTGGGGCCGCATGTGCGGGCGGACACCGGTTTGACCGTGCGCGCGAGGGTTATCTATATCTACTGCGCTCGTCCAAGAGCGGCGACTCCATGGGCGATCCCAAGTCGCAGGCGCGCAGCCGTCGTGACTTTTTGAACCGTGGATACTACGCGCCGTTGCGCGATGCGATGGTCGAGCTGGTGCGCAAGCAGGTGTCTGGGCGCGCCACGTCTGCGAACGGCCCCATGACGCTGCTCGATATTTGCTGTGGCGAGGGCTATTACACCAGTGCCATGGGCGCGGCGCCGGGCGTAGATGCTTACGGTTTTGACCTGGGCAAGGAGATGGTGCGCCTGGCCGCCAAGCGCGGCGATGCGACCTACTTCGTGGCCAACATGAAGGACATCCCCGTGGCCGATGGCGCCTTCGATATGGTGACCGAGCTCTTTGCCCCCTTTAACGAACGCGAGTTTGCCCGCGTGCTGGCGCCGGAGGGTTCGCTCTACACCGTGGTGCCGGGTGCTCGTCACCTCTTTGGGCTCAAGGAGGTACTCTACGACACGCCGTACCTTAACGATGAGAAGCTGCCGAAGACCACCGAGCTCGAGTTGGTCGGAACGCAGCGGGTGTCTGCGAATATTACACTTCAGACCCAGGCCGACATCGAGGCGGTGTTCCAGATGACGCCGTACTACTACCGCACGCGCCCCGCCGACAAAGAGCGCTTGGCAAACCTCGATACCCTTCAGACTGACATCGACTTCATCATCGCCGAGTACCGCCACGGCTAA